One part of the Prunus persica cultivar Lovell chromosome G5, Prunus_persica_NCBIv2, whole genome shotgun sequence genome encodes these proteins:
- the LOC109949233 gene encoding uncharacterized protein LOC109949233 isoform X1, which yields MIYILGRSDFASMEGTPKDTVSRYKIMNGRKSKQKLLVQEAVLSINVIELVIHQIISFIRTKVLIETNIDRHIGINVCCVLYNLGSCFSRIDFKGKNTAILEKDDEIISAASIRIHGTRMAEMPFAATQQKFGRKFVTSCH from the exons ATGATATATATCTTGGGCAGATCTG ACTTTGCGAGCATGGAGGGGACTCCGAAAGACACAGTCAGTAGGTACAAGATCATGAACGGAAGAAAGTCCAAACAGAAATTGTTAGTTCAAGAGGCTGTATTAAGCATCAATGTTATCGAATTAGTGATTCACCAGATAATTAG ctttATCAGAACTAAGGTTTTGATAGAGACCAATATTGACAGACACATTGGAATAAATGTGTGCTGTGTATTATACAACCTTGG GTCATGCTTCTCTCGGATAGATTTCAAAGGTAAAAATACTGCTATCCTAGAGAAGGACGATGAAATCATCTCTGCAGCATCTATAAG AATACATGGAACAAGGATGGCGGAGATGCCATTTGCGGCAACCCAACAGAAGTTTGGGAGAAAATTCGTAACTAGTTGCCATTGA
- the LOC109949233 gene encoding increased DNA methylation 1-like isoform X2 → MEGTPKDTVSRYKIMNGRKSKQKLLVQEAVLSINVIELVIHQIISFIRTKVLIETNIDRHIGINVCCVLYNLGSCFSRIDFKGKNTAILEKDDEIISAASIRIHGTRMAEMPFAATQQKFGRKFVTSCH, encoded by the exons ATGGAGGGGACTCCGAAAGACACAGTCAGTAGGTACAAGATCATGAACGGAAGAAAGTCCAAACAGAAATTGTTAGTTCAAGAGGCTGTATTAAGCATCAATGTTATCGAATTAGTGATTCACCAGATAATTAG ctttATCAGAACTAAGGTTTTGATAGAGACCAATATTGACAGACACATTGGAATAAATGTGTGCTGTGTATTATACAACCTTGG GTCATGCTTCTCTCGGATAGATTTCAAAGGTAAAAATACTGCTATCCTAGAGAAGGACGATGAAATCATCTCTGCAGCATCTATAAG AATACATGGAACAAGGATGGCGGAGATGCCATTTGCGGCAACCCAACAGAAGTTTGGGAGAAAATTCGTAACTAGTTGCCATTGA
- the LOC109949305 gene encoding uncharacterized protein LOC109949305: MVGSGSAGGDLRTPQFNGSNYDFWSLQMETILIAYDLWDAVEIGIQPQPIIEQEAGSEGTGDEESEPEQIPVEAPTISREDKIKNAKALSLIQGALSDELFPRIRNEKTAKGAWEILRSEFRGDKKVRTVKLQAIRADFEYLRMNDVESLDDYLARFFETVNNLKSLGEDVTDKRIVQKLLMSLSGRYKSIVSIIEETRDLDTIRVEEILAFVKVYDKREDLHDERDKLAGTEKAFSSLRVRKNQASGANKSSQGKQNQKWQGQNKKGSNWSQGGNFNNNNGSNWNNGFGGNWNNSFNSQNKQGSSSQGGVKPQCQVCQKFHFGVCRHKGKPRCGKCIRFGHLTKDCDNGKQVANCAKEEEVTTETMFYACHASSIA; this comes from the coding sequence ATGGTGGGATCAGGTTCCGCAGGTGGAGATTTACGAACTCCACAGTTCAATGGTTCAAACTATGATTTTTGGTCATTACAAATGGAGACTATCCTCATAGCATATGATCTATGGGATGCAGTGGAGATTGGAATACAACCACAACCGATTATTGAGCAGGAAGCAGGCTCTGAAGGCACTGGAGATGAAGAGAGTGAGCCTGAGCAAATTCCAGTGGAAGCACCTACTATCTCCAGAGAAGATAAGATCAAAAATGCCAAGGCTTTGAGTCTTATTCAAGGAGCACTATCAGATGAACTCTTTCCACGCATCAGAAATGAGAAGACTGCAAAAGGTGCTTGGGAAATTCTACGAAGCGAGTTCAGAGGAGATAAAAAGGTAAGAACTGTGAAATTACAAGCTATTAGAGctgattttgaatatttgagaATGAATGATGTTGAATCTCTGGATGACTACTTGGCTCGATTTTTTGAAACTGTAAACAACCTAAAATCTCTAGGAGAAGATGTAACAGATAAAAGGATTGTTCAAAAATTGTTGATGAGTCTAAGTGGGAGGTACAAGTCCATAGTGTCAATCATTGAAGAAACTAGAGACCTCGACACTATTAGAGTTGAAGAAATTCTTGCATTTGTCAAAGTCTATGATAAGAGAGAGGATCTACATGATGAAAGGGATAAATTGGCAGGAACTGAGAAAGCTTTTAGCAGTCTTAGAGTTAGAAAGAATCAAGCTTCTGGAGCTAACAAAAGTTCTCagggaaagcaaaatcaaaaatGGCAAGGACAGAACAAAAAGGGCTCAAATTGGTCTCAAGGTGGAAACTTTAACAACAATAATGGCTCAAATTGGAATAATGGCTTTGGAGGGAATTGGAACAACAGTTTCAATTCACAAAACAAGCAAGGAAGTAGCAGTCAAGGAGGTGTGAAACCACAGTGCCAAGTCTGTCAGAAGTTTCATTTTGGTGTGTGCAGGCACAAAGGCAAACCTAGATGTGGAAAATGCATTAGGTTTGGTCATTTAACTAAGGACTGTGACAATGGCAAACAAGTTGCAAACTGTGCAAAGGAGGAAGAGGTAACCACAGAAACAATGTTCTATGCTTGTCATGCAAGTtcaattgcataa
- the LOC109949306 gene encoding uncharacterized protein LOC109949306 has translation MGCLFVKFSLEDCKSVTIFLPTGENLKKVDGSQLADEGLFRKIIGSLLYLTTTRPDIMFAASLLSRFMHSSTKKHMGIAKRVLIYIQGTLSYGIEFTRDKNVVLIGFCDSDWAGSEDDSRSTSGYAFNFGSGVFSWASVKQNTVALSTAEAEYVSGAEATAQAIWLRFVLDDFCEMQPNATPLFCDNMLAISMVKNPVFHQKTRHIN, from the coding sequence ATGGGGTGTTTATTTGTGAAGTTTAGTCTCGAGGATTGTAAGTCAGTAACAATTTTCTTACCCACTGGTGAGAATCTAAAGAAAGTTGATGGAAGTCAGTTGGCTGATGAAGGTTTGTTTAGAAAAATTATTGGCAGCCTGTTGTATCTGACTACAACCAGGCCTGATATAATGTTTGCAGCCAGTTTGTTATCAAGATTCATGCATAGCTCCACAAAGAAGCACATGGGAATTGCAAAAAGGGTTCTCATATACATTCAAGGCACTCTCAGCTATGGcattgaatttacaagggacAAGAATGTTGTTCTGATTGGTTTTTGTGACTCTGATTGGGCTGGCAGTGAAGATGACAGTAGAAGCACATCTGGATATGCATTCAATTTTGGTAGTGGAGTTTTTTCATGGGCTTCAGTCAAGCAAAACACAGTTGCATTGTCAACTGCAGAAGCAGAATACGTCTCAGGAGCTGAGGCAACTGCTCAAGCTATCTGGCTAAGGTTTGTGTTGGATGATTTTTGTGAAATGCAACCTAATGCAACACCATTGTTTTGTGACAACATGTTAGCAATATCAATGGTCAAAAACCCTGTTTTCCATCAGAAAACAAGGCACATAAATTGA
- the LOC18777097 gene encoding probable purine permease 11 isoform X2, translated as MNTQELELQSRVENPRPDSARETNLHSSPNGQKLPNYRWWLRVIIYILFLLTGQSAATLLGRLYYDKGGNSKWMATFVQSAGFPILLPLLYFFPSSTKLTTNPVHSTTSSAAKIPKLSTLTLLYLAFGLLLTGDNMMYSYGLLYLPVSTYSLLCATQLAFNAFFSFFLNSQKFTPFILNSLVLVTMSASLLAINADSENNTNNIPKGKYVTGFLCTLGASATYSLYLSLVQLSFQKVIKSETFSTVLNMQIYPSFFATCGCVVGLFASGEWKGLESEMKEYKQGRVSYIMTLLWTAVTWQISSVGLLGLIFEVSSLFSNVISTLALPLVPILAVIFFHDKMDGVKVMAMLLAIWGFLSYIYQNYRDVSESKAKESNDN; from the exons ATGAACACCCAAGAGCTGGAACTGCAATCCAGAG TTGAGAACCCGAGACCAGATTCAGCTAGAGAAACCAACCTACATTCTTCTCCCAACGGGCAGAAGCTTCCCAATTACAGGTGGTGGCTTCGGGTGATCATCTACATCCTCTTTCTTCTCACAGGCCAATCTGCAGCCACCCTCTTGGGAAGACTATACTATGACAAAGGCGGCAATAGCAAATGGATGGCAACGTTTGTTCAATCAGCAGGCTTCCcaattcttcttcctctcctaTATTTTTTCCCATCATCAACCAAGTTGACCACAAACCCTGTTCACAGCACTACTTCCTCTGCAGCCAAAATACCAAAGCTCTCTACCCTTACCTTGCTCTACCTCGCGTTCGGTCTACTCTTGACCGGAGACAACATGATGTATTCGTATGGCCTTCTGTATCTCCCAGTCTCCACTTACTCTTTACTATGTGCAACTCAATTGGCCTTCAATGcatttttctccttctttcttAATTCCCAAAAGTTCACTCCTTTTATACTCAACTCTTTAGTTCTTGTTACCATGTCTGCATCGCTTCTCGCAATCAATGCAGACTCCGAAAACAATACCAATAATATCCCCAAAGGAAAGTATGTGACTGGTTTCCTATGCACACTTGGTGCCTCTGCTACTTACTCATTGTACCTTTCCCTGGTACAACTTTCGTTCCAGAAGGTTATAAAATCGGAGACATTTTCGACTGTTTTGAACATGCAAATATACCCATCATTTTTTGCAACATGTGGTTGTGTAGTTGGACTTTTTGCAAGTGGGGAATGGAAAGGTTTGGAAAGTGAGATGAAGGAATACAAGCAAGGAAGGGTCTCTTATATAATGACTCTGCTTTGGACTGCTGTGACATGGCAAATTTCCTCTGTGGGTTTGTTGGGGTTGATTTTTGAAGTGTCTTCTCTGTTCTCCAATGTCATCAGTACCTTGGCTCTGCCTCTTGTTCCCATTCTTGCTGTAATATTTTTCCACGATAAGATGGACGGGGTGAAGGTGATGGCGATGTTGTTGGCAATCTGGGGCTTTCTTTCCTATATCTATCAGAATTATCGAGATGTCTCAGAATCGAAGGCAAAAGAAA GTAATGACAATTAA
- the LOC18777097 gene encoding probable purine permease 11 isoform X1 → MNTQELELQSRVENPRPDSARETNLHSSPNGQKLPNYRWWLRVIIYILFLLTGQSAATLLGRLYYDKGGNSKWMATFVQSAGFPILLPLLYFFPSSTKLTTNPVHSTTSSAAKIPKLSTLTLLYLAFGLLLTGDNMMYSYGLLYLPVSTYSLLCATQLAFNAFFSFFLNSQKFTPFILNSLVLVTMSASLLAINADSENNTNNIPKGKYVTGFLCTLGASATYSLYLSLVQLSFQKVIKSETFSTVLNMQIYPSFFATCGCVVGLFASGEWKGLESEMKEYKQGRVSYIMTLLWTAVTWQISSVGLLGLIFEVSSLFSNVISTLALPLVPILAVIFFHDKMDGVKVMAMLLAIWGFLSYIYQNYRDVSESKAKESDTGA, encoded by the exons ATGAACACCCAAGAGCTGGAACTGCAATCCAGAG TTGAGAACCCGAGACCAGATTCAGCTAGAGAAACCAACCTACATTCTTCTCCCAACGGGCAGAAGCTTCCCAATTACAGGTGGTGGCTTCGGGTGATCATCTACATCCTCTTTCTTCTCACAGGCCAATCTGCAGCCACCCTCTTGGGAAGACTATACTATGACAAAGGCGGCAATAGCAAATGGATGGCAACGTTTGTTCAATCAGCAGGCTTCCcaattcttcttcctctcctaTATTTTTTCCCATCATCAACCAAGTTGACCACAAACCCTGTTCACAGCACTACTTCCTCTGCAGCCAAAATACCAAAGCTCTCTACCCTTACCTTGCTCTACCTCGCGTTCGGTCTACTCTTGACCGGAGACAACATGATGTATTCGTATGGCCTTCTGTATCTCCCAGTCTCCACTTACTCTTTACTATGTGCAACTCAATTGGCCTTCAATGcatttttctccttctttcttAATTCCCAAAAGTTCACTCCTTTTATACTCAACTCTTTAGTTCTTGTTACCATGTCTGCATCGCTTCTCGCAATCAATGCAGACTCCGAAAACAATACCAATAATATCCCCAAAGGAAAGTATGTGACTGGTTTCCTATGCACACTTGGTGCCTCTGCTACTTACTCATTGTACCTTTCCCTGGTACAACTTTCGTTCCAGAAGGTTATAAAATCGGAGACATTTTCGACTGTTTTGAACATGCAAATATACCCATCATTTTTTGCAACATGTGGTTGTGTAGTTGGACTTTTTGCAAGTGGGGAATGGAAAGGTTTGGAAAGTGAGATGAAGGAATACAAGCAAGGAAGGGTCTCTTATATAATGACTCTGCTTTGGACTGCTGTGACATGGCAAATTTCCTCTGTGGGTTTGTTGGGGTTGATTTTTGAAGTGTCTTCTCTGTTCTCCAATGTCATCAGTACCTTGGCTCTGCCTCTTGTTCCCATTCTTGCTGTAATATTTTTCCACGATAAGATGGACGGGGTGAAGGTGATGGCGATGTTGTTGGCAATCTGGGGCTTTCTTTCCTATATCTATCAGAATTATCGAGATGTCTCAGAATCGAAGGCAAAAGAAAGTGATACAGGAGCATAG
- the LOC109949292 gene encoding uncharacterized protein LOC109949292 isoform X1 encodes MAERANLEPSLRDFIVPQAIVQPSCIIHSENTLANFELKSDMIHLLPKFFGNHEDDPHMHIKEFFEVCSIMKIGVMNDEEIRMRLFPFSLKDRAKAWFYSLPPNSITTWATLASRFLQKFFPAQRTRKIRKGIVEIEQLDGEPFHQYWERYKKLLNSCPNHNIPEWLLMHCFYEGLLDLDRMIVDATSGGSLMNKTVEQARETFENVSNNSLHKYCGDSKRKIKKEILEIQQLDGEPFHEHWERLKKLINSYPDHNIPEWHLMHTFYGGLLYLDRMIVDATSGGSLMNKTVEQARETFENVSNNSLHKYCGDSKRKIKKEILEIQQLDGEPFHEYWERYKKLLNSYPDHNIPEWHLMHTFYEGLLYLDRMIVDATSGGSLMDKTPKQARETFENVSDNSLQFNYRRSPPKKSEVYEVSTASHFEAQITNLTNLVKQMMQVSSNVCAICTTPSHVNEDCPQGAEQHSFNDTMMEKAYVVGPYQNNQRTISEYNPACHNRPNFRWSDNQNVQQGPAQPSHQQNHQPHGQAQLYQGQNPIHPPYGQSQQYNRVGPSQSYQ; translated from the coding sequence ATGGCTGAGCGTGCTAATTTGGAACCTTCTTTGAGGGACTTTATTGTACCGCAAGCAATTGTCCAACCATCATGCATAATTCATTCAGAAAATACATTGGCCAACTTTGAGTTGAAATCAGACATGATTCACTTATTGCCCAAGTTCTTCGGCAATCATGAAGATGATCCTCATATGCATATCAAAGAGTTCTTTGAAGTCTGCTCAATCATGAAAATTGGAGTAATGAATGATGAGGAAATAAGAATGAGACTTTTCCCTTTCAGTTTGAAAGATAGAGCAAAGGCGTGGTTTTATTCCTTGCCACCCAACTCTATCACAACTTGGGCAACCCTTGCGTCAAGATTTCTACAGAAATTCTTTCCAGctcaaagaacaagaaaaattaGGAAAGGGATTGTGGAGATTGAACAATTAGATGGAGAACCCTTCCACCAGTATTGGGAGAGATACAAAAAACTTCTAAATTCTTGTCCAAATCATAACATCCCAGAATGGCTCTTAATGCACTGCTTTTATGAAGGCCTTCTTGATTTAGACCGTATGATTGTTGATGCAACTTCAGGAGGTAGTCTCATGAACAAGACTGTTGAGCAAGCTAGAGAAACGTTCGAGAATGTTTCTAATAATTCTCTACATAAGTATTGTGGggattcaaaaagaaaaatcaagaaagaGATTTTGGAGATTCAACAATTAGATGGAGAACCCTTCCACGAGCATTGGGAGAgattaaaaaaacttataaattCTTATCCAGATCATAACATCCCAGAATGGCACTTAATGCACACCTTTTATGGAGGCCTTCTCTATTTAGACCGTATGATTGTTGATGCAACTTCAGGAGGCAGTCTCATGAACAAGACTGTTGAGCAAGCTAGAGAAACGTTCGAGAATGTTTCTAATAATTCTCTACACAAGTATTGCGGggattcaaaaagaaaaatcaagaaagaGATTTTGGAGATTCAACAATTAGATGGAGAACCCTTCCACGAGTATTGGGAGAGATACAAAAAACTTCTAAATTCTTATCCAGATCATAACATCCCAGAATGGCACTTAATGCACACCTTTTATGAAGGCCTTCTCTATTTAGACCGTATGATTGTTGACGCAACTTCAGGAGGCAGTCTCATGGACAAGACTCCTAAGCAAGCTAGAGAAACATTTGAGAATGTTTCTGATAATTCTCTACAGTTCAACTATAGAAGGTCTCCACCTAAGAAATCTGAAGTTTATGAGGTAAGTACAGCTTCACATTTTGAGGCTCAAATTACTAATTTGACTAATTTGGTGAAACAAATGATGCAAGTATCATCCAATGTGTGTGCCATTTGCACTACACCAAGTCATGTAAATGAAGATTGTCCTCAAGGTGCAGAACAACACTCTTTTAATGATACCATGATGGAGAAAGCCTACGTTGTTGGACCATATCAAAACAATCAAAGGACCATATCAGAATATAACCCTGCGTGCCACAACCGTCCCAATTTCAGATGGAGCGACAACCAGAATGTTCAACAGGGGCCAGCTCAACCATCCCatcaacaaaatcatcaacctCATGGTCAAGCTCAACTGTATCAAGGTCAGAATCCTATTCATCCACCTTATGGTCAATCTCAACAATACAATCGGGTTGGCCCAAGCCAATCTTACCAGTAA
- the LOC109949292 gene encoding uncharacterized protein LOC109949292 isoform X2, with product MAERANLEPSLRDFIVPQAIVQPSCIIHSENTLANFELKSDMIHLLPKFFGNHEDDPHMHIKEFFEVCSIMKIGVMNDEEIRMRLFPFSLKDRAKAWFYSLPPNSITTWATLASRFLQKFFPAQRTRKIRKGIVEIEQLDGEPFHQYWERYKKLLNSCPNHNIPEWLLMHCFYEGLLDLDRMIVDATSGGSLMNKTVEQARETFENVSNNSLHKYCGDSKRKIKKEILEIQQLDGEPFHEHWERLKKLINSYPDHNIPEWHLMHTFYGGLLYLDRMIVDATSGGSLMNKTVEQARETFENVSNNSLHKYCGDSKRKIKKEILEIQQLDGEPFHEYWERYKKLLNSYPDHNIPEWHLMHTFYEGLLYLDRMIVDATSGGSLMDKTPKQARETFENVSDNSLQFNYRRSPPKKSEVYEVQNNTLLMIP from the exons ATGGCTGAGCGTGCTAATTTGGAACCTTCTTTGAGGGACTTTATTGTACCGCAAGCAATTGTCCAACCATCATGCATAATTCATTCAGAAAATACATTGGCCAACTTTGAGTTGAAATCAGACATGATTCACTTATTGCCCAAGTTCTTCGGCAATCATGAAGATGATCCTCATATGCATATCAAAGAGTTCTTTGAAGTCTGCTCAATCATGAAAATTGGAGTAATGAATGATGAGGAAATAAGAATGAGACTTTTCCCTTTCAGTTTGAAAGATAGAGCAAAGGCGTGGTTTTATTCCTTGCCACCCAACTCTATCACAACTTGGGCAACCCTTGCGTCAAGATTTCTACAGAAATTCTTTCCAGctcaaagaacaagaaaaattaGGAAAGGGATTGTGGAGATTGAACAATTAGATGGAGAACCCTTCCACCAGTATTGGGAGAGATACAAAAAACTTCTAAATTCTTGTCCAAATCATAACATCCCAGAATGGCTCTTAATGCACTGCTTTTATGAAGGCCTTCTTGATTTAGACCGTATGATTGTTGATGCAACTTCAGGAGGTAGTCTCATGAACAAGACTGTTGAGCAAGCTAGAGAAACGTTCGAGAATGTTTCTAATAATTCTCTACATAAGTATTGTGGggattcaaaaagaaaaatcaagaaagaGATTTTGGAGATTCAACAATTAGATGGAGAACCCTTCCACGAGCATTGGGAGAgattaaaaaaacttataaattCTTATCCAGATCATAACATCCCAGAATGGCACTTAATGCACACCTTTTATGGAGGCCTTCTCTATTTAGACCGTATGATTGTTGATGCAACTTCAGGAGGCAGTCTCATGAACAAGACTGTTGAGCAAGCTAGAGAAACGTTCGAGAATGTTTCTAATAATTCTCTACACAAGTATTGCGGggattcaaaaagaaaaatcaagaaagaGATTTTGGAGATTCAACAATTAGATGGAGAACCCTTCCACGAGTATTGGGAGAGATACAAAAAACTTCTAAATTCTTATCCAGATCATAACATCCCAGAATGGCACTTAATGCACACCTTTTATGAAGGCCTTCTCTATTTAGACCGTATGATTGTTGACGCAACTTCAGGAGGCAGTCTCATGGACAAGACTCCTAAGCAAGCTAGAGAAACATTTGAGAATGTTTCTGATAATTCTCTACAGTTCAACTATAGAAGGTCTCCACCTAAGAAATCTGAAGTTTATGAG GTGCAGAACAACACTCTTTTAATGATACCATGA
- the LOC109949307 gene encoding uncharacterized protein LOC109949307, with amino-acid sequence MGEQNRYNAVGVNDEEAYLDSGFSRSDWNPKITVGQIFSSKKALLTELRLTALRGHFEFKVQFSCTKRLLVVCCQRPCPWRVRASRIGEYSFMIVRCTTVHECDLRFVSDKHRQATAALVATSLKRKLKDCRTIYTPSDIMRDVKHNFGCTIHYSKAWKARELALLSIRGSAEEAYYILPAYCYELERMNPGTKTHIRTDENNHFVYLFMAVGACIRGFRSSMRPVIAVDATHLKSKYKGVMFVANAFDGNRNIYPLAFGIGDLETDASWHWFFTKLHEAIGECPNLVIISDRNVSIENVWNKIFPTAQHGICFYHMKGNMKRTCKLKKRDHILMHFEKAAKSYSIAEFDCHFRKIKRKEHVAQYLEEAGLHKWSRAHMDGHRYNVMTTNIAESINSVLRFARMLPVVHLLGEIVNLLVKWFTERRELALNCTTTLCPNFGEKKLRNRLEDAARMNVVKVNNAQYNVLDGDMDGLVDLTNNSCSCRKFQLEQLPCKHVVAVCRFLKVSVYTKASRYYTRKTWMDAYSDSIYPVQPHGMWDTPEDVRSRVVLPPMARVMPGRRKKLRIPSQGEGTIRRKCSRCGSAGHNKSTCKSNIPLRNVA; translated from the coding sequence ATGGGTGAACAAAATCGGTATAATGCAGTCGGtgtaaatgatgaagaagcatATTTGGACAGCGGGTTTTCACGAAGCGATTGGAATCCGAAAATTACAGTTGGGCAAATTTTCTCTAGTAAGAAAGCATTGTTAACGGAGTTACGGTTGACGGCATTAAGAGGCCACTTTGAATTTAAGGTGCAATTCTCTTGCACTAAGAGGTTGCTTGTGGTTTGTTGTCAACGTCCATGCCCATGGCGGGTCCGAGCATCGAGAATTGGAGAATACAGCTTCATGATTGTGAGGTGTACAACTGTCCATGAATGTGATTTGAGGTTCGTAAGTGACAAGCATCGTCAAGCAACCGCAGCACTTGTAGCCACTTCACTTAAAAGGAAGTTGAAGGATTGTCGGACAATATACACACCAAGTGACATTATGAGAGATGTGAAACACAACTTTGGTTGCACCATCCATTATTCGAAAGCTTGGAAAGCAAGGGAGTTAGCTCTATTGTCCATTAGAGGATCAGCGGAGGAGGcatattatatccttccagctTATTGCTATGAATTGGAGCGTATGAATCCCGGCACAAAAACACACATCCGAACTGATGAGAACAATCactttgtgtatttatttatggcgGTTGGCGCATGTATTAGAGGGTTCCGTTCTTCCATGCGCCCAGTGATAGCCGTGGATGCCACTCATTTAAAATCCAAGTACAAGGGTGTTATGTTTGTAGCAAATGCATTCGATGGTAATCGAAATATATATCCTCTTGCTTTtgggatcggggatttggAGACGGATGCATCATGGCATTGGTTTTTCACTAAACTTCATGAAGCCATTGGTGAGTGTCCCAATCTTGTTATTATTTCTGATCGCAATGTTAGCATAGAGAATGTGTGGAACAAAATTTTTCCAACTGCACAACATGGCATATGCTTTTATCATATGAAGGGGAACATGAAACGCACTTGCAAGTTGAAAAAGCGTGATCACATACTTATGCACTTTGAGAAGGCTGCGAAATCTTATTCCATTGCTGAATTTGATTGTCATTTTCGCAAGATAAAGCGAAAGGAACATGTTGCTCAATATCTTGAAGAGGCAGGGTTACATAAGTGGTCTAGAGCTCACATGGATGGACACCGCTACAATGTAAtgacaacaaatattgcggAGTCAATCAACTCAGTCCTTAGGTTTGCAAGAATGCTGCCAGTGGTTCATTTGCTAGGGGAAATTGTTAATCTCCTTGTGAAATGGTTCACCGAACGTCGTGAGTTGGCTTTGAATTGCACAACAACATTGTGCCCcaattttggagagaagaagtTGAGGAACAGGTTGGAGGATGCTGCAAGGATGAATGTGGTTAAAGTTAATAATGCACAGTATAATGTTTTGGACGGTGATATGGACGGCCTCGTAGATTTGACGAACAACAGTTGTAGTTGTAGAAAGTTTCAGCTTGAGCAGCTACCTTGCAAGCATGTAGTTGCAGTTTGCCGCTTCTTGAAAGTAAGTGTATACACAAAGGCTTCTCGGTATTACACTCGGAAAACCTGGATGGATGCTTATTCGGATAGCATCTACCCGGTACAACCTCACGGAATGTGGGATACTCCTGAAGATGTTCGAAGTCGAGTTGTGCTGCCTCCCATGGCAAGGGTCATGCCAGGCAGACGAAAGAAGTTAAGAATTCCCTCGCAAGGAGAGGGCACCATTAGAAGAAAGTGCTCAAGGTGCGGTTCTGCAGGCCACAATAAAAGCACCTGTAAAAGCAATATTCCATTGCGCAATGTAGCTTAG
- the LOC109949308 gene encoding DNA repair protein XRCC3 homolog, whose translation MTPQNLMLLPLSTPKLSIGCPILDHCLGGGIPCKSITELVGESGSGKTQLCLQLTVRAQLPPSHGGLGGSSVYIFTEFSFPFRRLQQLGNLYHASYPNLIRLEPLEDIYVHGVHDAQELIHVLGDIEAFIAIDHTRLPVKLIVIDSIAALFRSQYQTTPADLKRRSEMFFNISGTLKGLANKFGLALVVTNQVVDFIGPHDGVNGVRLGNLESLDTSGRRVSPALGLAWAHCINSRVFLARHEQSIEVDIRNAPSTSICSQTHRTFHLVFAPHLAYASAEFVIKKEGIVGVSQ comes from the coding sequence ATgacaccccaaaacctcatgctCCTTCCTCTTTCAACCCCTAAATTATCCATTGGATGCCCAATACTAGATCACTGCTTGGGGGGTGGGATACCCTGCAAGTCCATAACAGAATTAGTAGGGGAGAGTGGTTCTGGGAAGACGCAGCTTTGTCTCCAACTTACGGTACGAGCTCAGCTCCCACCCTCACATGGCGGACTAGGGGGCTCCTCCGTCTACATATTCACAGAATTCAGCTTCCCATTTCGTCGATTGCAACAACTAGGCAACCTTTATCATGCATCATACCCCAACTTAATAAGGTTGGAGCCATTGGAAGACATATATGTTCATGGTGTTCATGATGCTCAAGAACTCATCCATGTCCTTGGAGACATAGAAGCATTTATTGCCATTGATCACACCCGCCTACCTGTGAAACTCATTGTCATTGATTCCATTGCTGCATTGTTCCGATCACAGTATCAGACAACACCGGCAGATTTGAAACGGCGGTCTGAAATGTTCTTCAACATATCTGGGACATTGAAGGGTTTAGCAAATAAGTTTGGGTTGGCGTTGGTTGTCACCAACCAAGTGGTGGATTTTATTGGGCCACATGATGGAGTGAATGGGGTGAGGTTGGGAAACTTGGAGTCCCTGGACACATCAGGCAGACGGGTGAGTCCAGCTTTGGGATTGGCTTGGGCACATTGCATAAATTCAAGAGTATTCTTGGCAAGACATGAGCAATCTATTGAGGTTGACATTCGTAATGCTCCTTCAACAAGTATATGCAGTCAAACACACAGGACATTTCACCTTGTATTTGCCCCACATCTGGCCTATGCATCGGCcgaatttgtaataaaaaaagaaggtatagTCGGAGTATCACAGTAA